A region of Flavobacterium album DNA encodes the following proteins:
- a CDS encoding 3-hydroxyanthranilate 3,4-dioxygenase, which translates to MSLLKPFNLNKWIDDNRHLLKPPVGNKNIYPLSDDYIVMVVAGPNARKDYHYNETEELFYQLEGSIKVIVQHEGERKEMELNAGDMYLHPGKVPHSPVRSEGSIGLVIERVRAGRGFTDGLLWFCENCNHKLYEVYFELKDIEKDFLPHFNHFYNSEELRTCDKCGYVMEADPRYTV; encoded by the coding sequence ATGTCTTTGCTAAAACCCTTCAACCTTAATAAATGGATAGATGATAACCGCCACCTCCTCAAGCCGCCGGTAGGCAACAAGAATATCTATCCGCTATCGGATGACTATATTGTCATGGTCGTAGCAGGGCCAAATGCCCGCAAGGACTATCATTATAATGAAACCGAGGAATTATTCTACCAGCTCGAAGGCAGTATTAAGGTAATCGTACAGCACGAAGGAGAGCGCAAGGAAATGGAACTGAATGCCGGCGATATGTACCTGCATCCCGGAAAGGTGCCGCACTCCCCCGTACGCAGCGAAGGCTCTATCGGACTGGTTATCGAACGTGTCCGCGCAGGCAGGGGCTTTACCGATGGCCTTTTATGGTTCTGTGAAAACTGCAACCATAAGCTATATGAAGTATATTTTGAGCTTAAGGATATCGAAAAAGATTTCCTGCCGCACTTTAACCACTTTTATAATTCTGAAGAATTGCGTACCTGCGATAAATGCGGGTATGTGATGGAAGCCGACCCGCGATATACGGTTTAG
- a CDS encoding endonuclease: MIKRFVWLVLGMLAVFNASAQDKKFKVHTIAFYNIENLFDTINDPTINDEEWLRDGRQKWTTKKYKKKLANLSRVLAEIGTGENPESPTIIGIAEIENRGVLEDLLKQPALVNKDYGIIHFDSPDKRGIDVGLFYNKKHFKPTSYINIPLIIRNGYIAEVEQNDATKESGDGKVTAEYTGRIFTRDQLLVTGLLDGEEVSFIVNHWPSRSGGEKKSSPNREAAAALNRKIIDSLYKINPNAKVITMGDLNDGPYNNSVKKVLGAKGKKDEVKQGGLFNPMEEMAHKGIGTIGYRDAWDLFDQMIMTEPLIRKDYTSFRFWKAGVYNKTYLTQSSGQYKGYPLRNSNGEPGFSDHFPVYVYLIQEVK; this comes from the coding sequence ATGATAAAAAGATTTGTTTGGTTGGTGCTGGGAATGTTGGCCGTATTCAACGCGTCTGCGCAGGATAAAAAATTTAAAGTGCACACCATTGCATTTTATAATATTGAGAACCTGTTTGATACGATAAACGACCCTACCATTAATGATGAAGAGTGGCTGAGGGATGGAAGGCAAAAGTGGACCACCAAAAAATACAAGAAGAAACTGGCTAACCTTTCCAGGGTCCTTGCCGAAATAGGCACGGGAGAAAACCCGGAATCGCCTACTATAATAGGTATTGCAGAGATAGAGAACCGTGGCGTGCTTGAAGACCTGCTGAAACAGCCGGCTCTTGTAAATAAGGACTACGGCATCATCCATTTCGATTCGCCCGATAAAAGGGGTATTGATGTTGGGCTTTTTTACAACAAAAAACATTTTAAGCCGACAAGCTATATCAATATACCGCTTATTATAAGGAACGGTTACATTGCCGAAGTGGAGCAGAATGATGCTACCAAAGAAAGCGGTGATGGAAAGGTAACTGCCGAATATACCGGAAGGATCTTTACCCGCGACCAGTTACTCGTAACAGGTTTGCTTGATGGCGAAGAGGTGAGCTTCATTGTGAACCACTGGCCATCGCGCTCGGGAGGCGAAAAGAAGAGCAGCCCGAACCGTGAGGCCGCTGCCGCACTTAACAGAAAGATAATCGATTCTCTGTACAAGATCAACCCGAATGCCAAAGTGATCACGATGGGCGACCTTAACGACGGTCCATACAACAACAGCGTTAAAAAAGTTTTAGGAGCCAAAGGAAAAAAAGACGAAGTAAAGCAGGGCGGATTGTTCAACCCGATGGAAGAGATGGCTCATAAAGGTATCGGAACTATCGGTTACCGTGACGCCTGGGACCTTTTCGACCAGATGATCATGACAGAGCCGCTTATCCGCAAAGACTACACTTCCTTCCGTTTCTGGAAAGCAGGGGTATATAATAAGACCTACCTCACGCAGTCTTCCGGCCAGTACAAAGGCTACCCGCTGCGAAACTCGAACGGGGAACCCGGTTTCAGTGACCACTTCCCGGTGTACGTCTACCTGATACAGGAAGTAAAATAA
- a CDS encoding choice-of-anchor J domain-containing protein, translated as MKNIKILLFGTFAAVLATGCVSDDDFRTPPLNEVIFSQNFNEAVDNTPLDITGWTNFASQGTTKWTEQVFSGNGYAEFSSFSSGNAVNVGWLITPAINIDGSAKKLTFVAAQHHLDSPANKLEVLVSTNFDGTDVMAATWTPVTATLPTQANDWYEFVPSGQVDLSAFSGNVYIAFRVTGSGTDTTLDGAYQIDNVKLF; from the coding sequence ATGAAAAATATAAAAATATTACTTTTCGGCACCTTTGCAGCGGTACTTGCTACAGGCTGTGTGAGCGATGACGATTTCCGTACACCACCGCTTAATGAAGTGATCTTTTCGCAAAACTTTAATGAAGCGGTTGACAACACACCTCTTGACATTACAGGATGGACGAACTTCGCCTCGCAGGGTACTACAAAATGGACAGAGCAGGTATTTAGCGGTAACGGTTATGCAGAGTTCAGCAGTTTCAGCTCAGGCAATGCTGTCAATGTAGGCTGGCTTATTACCCCTGCCATCAATATTGATGGTTCTGCCAAAAAACTTACTTTTGTTGCTGCACAACACCATTTGGACTCTCCTGCAAACAAGCTTGAGGTATTGGTATCTACCAATTTTGACGGTACCGATGTTATGGCAGCTACATGGACACCCGTAACCGCTACACTGCCAACGCAGGCTAACGACTGGTATGAGTTCGTACCTTCTGGCCAGGTTGACCTTTCTGCCTTTTCAGGCAATGTTTACATCGCTTTCAGAGTAACCGGATCAGGGACAGATACTACCCTGGACGGCGCTTACCAGATTGACAACGTTAAACTATTTTAA
- the amaB gene encoding L-piperidine-6-carboxylate dehydrogenase, producing the protein MATLTDQFGIQEALASLGIKEINEGTSTGSNSFANGKIIESYSPVDGTLIAKVKASTADDYQAAMAKAEEAFKTWRLVPAPKRGEIVRQMGDELRKHKDALGQLVSYEMGKSLQEGLGEVQEMIDICDFAVGLSRQLYGLTMHSERPMHRMYEQWHPFGVVGIISAFNFPVAVWSWNSMLAWVCGDVCIWKPSSKTPLCAVACQNIIKTVLERNNVPEGVSCLVVGNESGDLINNDKRIPLVSFTGSTRIGRHVSKTVAERFGNTILELGGNNAIIVSEHADISMVLVGAVFGAVGTAGQRCTTTRRLIIHESVYDKTVEVLKNAYGQLKIGNPLDSNNHVGPLIDKGSVQDYLNAIEKAKQEGGKIIVEGGVMEGEGYESGCYVKPCIIEAENHFNIVQEETFAPILYIMKYSTIEQAIELQNGVPQGLSSSIFTNNMREMELFLSQAGSDCGIANVNIGTSGAEIGGAFGGEKETGGGRESGSDAWKAYMRRQTNTINYGTQLPLAQGIRFDL; encoded by the coding sequence ATGGCAACACTTACAGACCAGTTTGGTATTCAGGAAGCACTGGCTTCACTGGGAATAAAAGAAATAAATGAAGGAACATCAACCGGGAGCAACAGCTTTGCAAACGGTAAAATAATAGAATCCTATTCACCGGTAGACGGCACGCTTATCGCGAAAGTAAAAGCATCTACTGCCGACGATTACCAGGCTGCTATGGCCAAAGCCGAAGAGGCATTCAAAACATGGAGGCTGGTACCTGCGCCTAAGCGTGGGGAGATCGTTCGCCAGATGGGCGATGAGCTTCGCAAGCACAAAGACGCTCTTGGGCAGCTTGTTTCTTACGAAATGGGCAAGAGCCTTCAGGAAGGCCTTGGCGAGGTTCAGGAAATGATCGATATCTGCGACTTTGCAGTGGGTCTTTCACGCCAGCTTTACGGACTTACCATGCACAGCGAAAGGCCAATGCACCGTATGTATGAGCAATGGCACCCTTTTGGTGTAGTAGGCATCATCTCGGCATTCAATTTCCCGGTAGCGGTATGGAGCTGGAACTCGATGCTTGCATGGGTTTGCGGCGACGTTTGTATCTGGAAGCCAAGCTCGAAGACTCCTCTTTGTGCCGTAGCCTGTCAGAACATCATCAAGACTGTATTAGAAAGAAACAACGTGCCGGAAGGCGTTAGCTGCCTTGTGGTAGGTAACGAGTCGGGCGACCTTATAAACAACGACAAGCGTATTCCATTGGTATCATTCACAGGCTCTACAAGGATAGGCCGCCACGTGTCGAAAACGGTGGCTGAGCGTTTTGGTAACACCATCCTTGAGTTAGGCGGTAACAATGCGATCATCGTATCAGAGCATGCCGATATCTCTATGGTATTGGTAGGTGCGGTATTCGGCGCTGTAGGTACAGCCGGACAAAGGTGTACTACTACACGCAGGTTGATCATCCACGAAAGTGTGTACGACAAAACAGTTGAAGTACTGAAAAATGCTTACGGCCAGCTGAAAATAGGCAACCCATTGGACAGCAACAACCACGTAGGCCCGCTTATCGACAAAGGGTCGGTGCAGGACTACCTGAATGCTATCGAGAAAGCAAAACAGGAAGGTGGCAAGATTATCGTGGAAGGCGGCGTAATGGAAGGCGAAGGCTACGAAAGCGGCTGCTACGTGAAGCCGTGCATTATCGAGGCTGAAAACCACTTCAACATCGTTCAGGAAGAAACATTCGCACCGATACTGTACATCATGAAATACAGCACCATCGAGCAGGCTATCGAACTGCAGAATGGCGTGCCGCAAGGGCTATCTTCATCGATATTCACCAACAACATGCGCGAGATGGAATTGTTCCTTTCTCAGGCAGGGTCAGACTGTGGTATTGCCAACGTGAACATCGGTACTTCGGGTGCTGAGATCGGCGGTGCATTTGGTGGTGAAAAAGAAACAGGCGGTGGCCGCGAGAGTGGCTCCGATGCATGGAAAGCTTACATGAGGAGGCAGACCAACACCATCAACTATGGTACGCAATTGCCATTGGCACAAGGCATCCGTTTCGATTTGTAA
- a CDS encoding Crp/Fnr family transcriptional regulator, whose amino-acid sequence MIYAYLYGMEELINKLLQFGSLNPQQIELIKQHASELHVKKGDYFHEAGKIAKQVGFLTNGAIRLCYYGKGGEDFTRYFMVEGSFIVDLDSFYNEIPSSVYTEAVTDCSLIVFEKEDFQHLAGTIIAWNEIFTKIATQALSFKASASSVMLTQDATERYEAFLKRWPGLANRISLSSLASYLGITQSSLSRIRKNI is encoded by the coding sequence ATGATCTATGCTTACCTTTATGGCATGGAAGAACTTATAAACAAGCTACTGCAATTCGGCAGTCTGAACCCGCAGCAAATCGAGCTGATTAAACAGCATGCATCGGAGCTGCATGTAAAAAAAGGCGATTATTTTCATGAGGCAGGCAAGATCGCGAAGCAGGTGGGGTTTTTAACCAACGGGGCTATCAGGCTGTGCTATTACGGAAAAGGCGGCGAGGATTTTACCCGTTATTTTATGGTTGAGGGATCTTTTATTGTTGATCTTGACAGTTTTTATAATGAGATACCTTCGTCAGTCTACACGGAAGCTGTGACCGATTGCAGCCTGATCGTTTTTGAGAAGGAGGATTTTCAGCACCTTGCCGGAACGATCATCGCCTGGAATGAGATATTCACCAAAATTGCCACACAAGCCCTTTCTTTTAAAGCGAGTGCCAGTTCGGTCATGCTTACCCAGGATGCTACCGAACGCTACGAAGCATTCCTGAAGCGCTGGCCCGGACTGGCGAACAGGATATCGTTATCGTCGCTGGCTTCCTATTTAGGGATCACGCAGTCATCTTTGAGCAGGATACGGAAGAATATTTAG
- a CDS encoding PcfJ domain-containing protein, which produces METQSTAIRIATRPGFPDMVERLYTEKHELQYGETTLEGVIRRQFALMDLMGENHKPKKAAFRMLLLLIHTKKCYGVLRNPAFINVLVNIAYFEDKMVRPVNEWVKDALTAEGQLASLIRHCFAKYEVPEFMEYAFAESSRIPMYYYIKLGRGDSVQALNIIPKGFTARMAHEFRNTPRQFTLVQAIRRAQALGCGATIARAEAVAWAHEFERFRDAAFTLVVIRFVARVEEPVAFDQLQRVLLYLDAMYEVDNAYSLKGRTWASVAKRAAEYHAEMAKRLAAAQFSDWELCSVKNYEVQKEDAIFRIVQLGTSQELYEEGAEQSHCVADYAYDCTIGTCAIFSLRRFIPGDKGYITLATIEVAVETMEIVQAKAKFNEIPSDEARAIMAEWAATEKLTDGTFYEEEYVPPPPAAVHYQGGEPVQQPVDYYRAYRPTNELSATEVVRIVLIIIKILWILSKLR; this is translated from the coding sequence ATGGAAACACAAAGCACAGCAATACGAATAGCCACCAGGCCCGGTTTTCCGGACATGGTAGAAAGGCTGTATACCGAAAAGCATGAGCTGCAATATGGCGAGACCACGCTCGAAGGTGTCATCAGGCGCCAGTTTGCCCTTATGGATCTTATGGGAGAGAACCACAAGCCAAAGAAGGCTGCTTTCCGCATGCTATTGCTGCTAATTCATACCAAGAAATGCTACGGTGTGCTGCGTAACCCGGCTTTCATCAATGTGTTGGTGAACATTGCATATTTTGAAGACAAAATGGTGCGGCCTGTAAATGAATGGGTTAAAGATGCCCTTACTGCCGAAGGCCAGCTCGCATCGTTGATTAGGCATTGTTTTGCAAAGTACGAGGTGCCAGAGTTCATGGAGTACGCCTTCGCCGAAAGCAGCAGGATACCCATGTACTACTATATAAAGCTTGGCCGCGGCGATAGTGTTCAGGCGTTGAATATCATCCCCAAGGGCTTTACGGCAAGGATGGCCCACGAGTTCCGCAACACGCCAAGACAGTTCACCCTGGTGCAGGCCATACGGCGGGCACAGGCATTGGGCTGTGGCGCTACAATAGCAAGGGCCGAAGCTGTGGCGTGGGCGCATGAATTCGAAAGATTCCGGGATGCGGCGTTTACGCTTGTTGTGATACGGTTCGTTGCCAGAGTGGAGGAGCCTGTCGCTTTCGACCAGTTGCAGCGTGTACTACTATACCTTGACGCTATGTATGAGGTTGATAATGCTTACAGCCTTAAAGGCCGTACATGGGCATCGGTTGCAAAAAGGGCAGCAGAATACCATGCGGAGATGGCCAAAAGGCTGGCAGCGGCGCAGTTTAGCGACTGGGAACTATGCAGTGTTAAGAACTACGAAGTGCAAAAAGAGGACGCGATCTTTAGGATAGTGCAATTGGGCACCTCACAGGAATTGTATGAAGAAGGCGCCGAACAGTCACACTGCGTGGCCGATTATGCCTATGATTGCACCATTGGAACCTGCGCGATCTTCTCTTTGAGGAGGTTCATACCCGGTGATAAAGGCTATATCACTCTTGCAACCATCGAAGTGGCAGTTGAAACGATGGAGATTGTTCAGGCGAAAGCGAAGTTCAACGAAATACCTTCTGATGAAGCGAGGGCAATAATGGCAGAGTGGGCAGCAACAGAGAAATTGACCGATGGCACTTTTTACGAAGAGGAATATGTCCCGCCGCCACCTGCCGCCGTGCATTACCAGGGAGGCGAGCCGGTACAGCAGCCCGTAGACTACTACAGGGCATACAGGCCTACAAACGAACTAAGCGCAACAGAGGTTGTACGGATCGTATTGATCATTATCAAGATCCTTTGGATCTTATCAAAACTACGGTAA
- a CDS encoding magnesium transporter CorA family protein, with protein sequence MITFYKNGNGLEVAENASKSIWINAIEPTLSETAYLLEELQIPQAFYNDIEDMDERPRIETEDGWTLIILRIPYHTNDEKLPYSTAPLGLVFGHGKFISLCFVKNHMVTDFITYTQRKQVTITNDFDLVLKLLLSASVWYQKYLKQINHRIKVAENSLEQSIRNEDLQALLQLEKCLVYFITSLKGNDTLFYRIRNLRNYNSTFDPDLLEDVDIELKQAQDSANIYSNILSGMMDAYASVISNNLNIIMKKLTSISIILMIPTFIASMYGMNVPNALENNPYGLWIILFISLIISGISVFMFKRKKLF encoded by the coding sequence ATGATCACATTCTACAAAAACGGCAACGGGCTTGAAGTTGCTGAAAATGCCTCAAAAAGCATTTGGATAAACGCTATAGAGCCTACACTTTCTGAAACCGCCTACCTGCTTGAAGAACTCCAGATACCGCAGGCTTTCTATAACGATATTGAAGATATGGACGAGCGCCCCCGCATCGAAACTGAGGACGGTTGGACGCTTATAATTCTTCGTATTCCCTATCACACCAACGACGAAAAGCTGCCGTACAGCACCGCACCGCTCGGCCTTGTGTTCGGCCATGGGAAATTTATCTCGCTCTGCTTTGTGAAAAACCACATGGTCACCGATTTTATTACTTATACGCAGCGCAAGCAGGTGACAATTACTAATGATTTTGACCTGGTACTAAAGCTGCTTCTTTCCGCGAGTGTATGGTACCAAAAATACCTGAAGCAGATCAACCACCGTATCAAGGTGGCAGAGAACAGCCTTGAGCAATCCATTCGTAATGAAGACCTCCAGGCGCTCCTGCAATTAGAAAAGTGCCTTGTATATTTCATTACTTCATTAAAGGGAAACGATACCCTTTTTTACAGGATAAGGAATTTGCGAAACTACAACAGCACTTTCGACCCGGATTTGCTTGAAGATGTTGATATTGAACTCAAGCAGGCGCAGGATAGTGCCAATATCTACAGCAATATCCTTTCAGGGATGATGGATGCCTATGCTTCGGTAATATCCAATAACCTGAATATCATTATGAAGAAACTGACATCGATATCCATAATCCTGATGATTCCTACCTTCATTGCCAGTATGTACGGAATGAACGTTCCTAATGCATTGGAAAATAATCCTTATGGCCTGTGGATAATCCTGTTTATTTCGCTTATAATATCCGGAATCAGCGTTTTCATGTTCAAGAGGAAAAAGCTGTTTTAA
- a CDS encoding SDR family oxidoreductase — MKKTALITGANKSIGFETAKQLLQQGYKVFIGSRDAGRGEKAVNELKAAGFEDVEAIALEVTDAVSISRAADLLSSKVPHLDVLINNAGIPGTYPQEAGSVSQENLRTVFDTNFFGLIEVTQAFLPLLKQSDAPRIVNVSSDLGSLGFNTDPGSRHYEVKPVAYNSSKAALNMYTVILAYELRDTTFKVNSVNPGYTATDFNNHTGYKTVEEAAAPIVKYATIGEDGPTGKFFSDYGDTPW; from the coding sequence ATGAAAAAAACAGCATTAATCACCGGGGCTAATAAAAGCATCGGTTTTGAGACGGCAAAGCAATTGCTTCAGCAAGGATATAAAGTATTCATCGGAAGCAGGGATGCCGGGCGCGGTGAAAAAGCCGTAAACGAACTAAAAGCAGCAGGATTTGAGGATGTTGAGGCAATTGCACTGGAAGTAACCGATGCGGTATCCATCAGCCGTGCAGCGGACTTACTTTCTTCAAAGGTTCCACACCTCGATGTTCTTATCAATAATGCAGGCATCCCGGGGACTTATCCACAAGAGGCGGGCAGCGTTTCGCAGGAAAACCTTCGCACCGTATTCGATACGAACTTTTTCGGATTGATAGAAGTGACCCAGGCATTCCTGCCCTTATTAAAACAATCGGATGCCCCGCGTATCGTAAATGTGTCAAGCGACCTTGGTTCGCTGGGCTTTAATACCGATCCCGGATCACGGCATTATGAGGTTAAGCCTGTTGCCTACAATTCTTCTAAAGCTGCGCTTAATATGTATACTGTTATACTTGCTTATGAGCTTAGGGACACCACCTTTAAAGTAAACAGCGTGAATCCCGGCTATACAGCAACTGATTTCAATAACCACACCGGTTACAAAACAGTAGAAGAGGCTGCGGCTCCTATTGTGAAGTATGCTACCATTGGAGAGGATGGGCCAACGGGTAAATTCTTTAGTGATTATGGTGATACGCCGTGGTAA
- a CDS encoding TonB-dependent receptor: MKKLVISLLFVMQVFCAWAQDTATVQGKVVDSKSQKPLENVVATLQSTTQTALTNAEGVFIFENAPAGSEVIVVSSAGYVSQTFSLEIVAGQPLDLGVVSLDEDITSEQQLSLITITDNDLGDDNSGSENTAGLLQASRDTYQQAAAFNWGQARFRIRGLDNEYGTTMINGVIMNKLYDGRPQWSNWGGLNDATRNQEFTMGSAPSDYTFGSILGTQEINTRASIFRPGARISFSGTNTNYNWRAMATYASGMNANGWAYVVSGSRRWAVEGNFEGTDYSANSLFMSIEKKINDAHSINFTGIYAQNSRGKNSPNTKEVNDIAGEKYNSYWGWQDGKKRNSRDKDVEEPILMLSHFWEINEKNNLNTNVAYQFGKIGNSRLDYQNAPNPDPTYYRNLPSFFTSTYDDAGNYVGDQEPYVTNAANANFLNNRQIDWNALYTANKNTANGRSAYVLYEDRTDDNTLTANSILHSQLSDNITLNAGATYKHVKSHNFQNLLDLLGGKFFEDFDNFYTGDFSQSDLNHPNRTVGVGDTYGYNYNLFANTINAFTQFKFSYKKIDFYLGQEFSRSQYQREGLYRNGLYANNSYGKSAKANFENYGFKGGLTYKIDGRNMLVFNGVRMTKAPTLRNTFPNARLNNNIVDGLGSETLSSVDASYVIRTPKLKARLTGFYTTIQNSTETSFFFGEGIFDGSDSADSNAFVAETVTGIDKRMMGGELGIEYQVTSTIKVMGSASIGQYTYTNNPHVSINNDALAALSTNGDGTEVSLNPNTTVDFGPAYLKNYKLPGTPQQAFSIGAEYRDPKFWWVGANANYLANNYMDISALLRTSNFFDNPAAPGTTFDDATTARARQLLKQEKFDSFTLINLSGGKSWRIGQNTVGIFANVNNVFDVTYKTGGFEQARNANFQQLNQDVSSGTPSFGPKYFYGYGRTYFVNLYINF, translated from the coding sequence ATGAAAAAACTAGTAATCAGTCTTTTATTTGTAATGCAGGTTTTCTGTGCCTGGGCGCAGGATACAGCGACAGTACAAGGTAAAGTAGTCGATTCTAAATCGCAGAAGCCTCTGGAAAATGTGGTTGCCACACTGCAAAGCACAACCCAGACGGCCCTAACTAATGCAGAAGGTGTCTTTATTTTTGAAAACGCTCCCGCAGGTAGTGAAGTTATCGTGGTAAGCAGCGCGGGGTATGTTTCGCAAACATTCAGCCTTGAAATCGTTGCAGGACAGCCGCTTGACCTTGGCGTTGTATCGCTTGATGAGGACATTACCTCTGAGCAGCAGCTGAGCTTAATTACCATTACCGATAATGACCTTGGTGATGATAACAGCGGATCGGAAAATACCGCAGGCCTGTTACAGGCATCAAGGGATACTTACCAGCAGGCGGCCGCTTTCAACTGGGGGCAGGCACGTTTCAGGATAAGGGGACTTGATAATGAATACGGTACAACCATGATAAATGGTGTTATTATGAACAAGCTTTATGACGGAAGGCCACAATGGAGCAACTGGGGCGGCCTTAACGATGCTACCCGTAACCAGGAATTTACTATGGGCTCTGCACCATCAGATTATACTTTCGGAAGTATCTTAGGTACACAGGAAATAAACACCAGGGCCTCTATTTTCAGGCCGGGCGCAAGGATATCATTCTCAGGAACAAACACCAACTACAACTGGAGGGCTATGGCCACTTATGCTTCCGGCATGAACGCTAACGGCTGGGCCTATGTGGTTTCGGGCTCAAGAAGGTGGGCTGTGGAAGGTAACTTTGAAGGTACCGATTACAGCGCAAACTCATTATTCATGAGTATCGAAAAGAAAATAAACGATGCCCACAGCATCAACTTTACCGGTATCTATGCGCAGAACAGCAGGGGTAAAAACTCTCCGAACACAAAAGAAGTGAATGATATCGCCGGTGAAAAATACAACTCGTACTGGGGTTGGCAGGATGGTAAAAAAAGGAACTCCCGCGACAAGGATGTTGAAGAGCCGATCCTTATGCTAAGCCACTTTTGGGAAATAAACGAAAAAAACAACCTGAACACTAACGTAGCTTACCAGTTTGGTAAAATAGGAAACAGCAGGCTGGATTACCAGAATGCACCAAATCCTGACCCAACATACTACAGGAACCTGCCAAGCTTCTTTACTTCTACGTATGATGATGCAGGCAACTATGTAGGCGACCAGGAACCTTATGTTACCAATGCTGCCAATGCAAATTTCCTGAACAACAGGCAGATCGACTGGAATGCGCTTTATACTGCTAACAAAAATACTGCTAACGGCCGTAGCGCTTATGTACTATATGAAGACAGGACAGATGACAATACGCTGACTGCCAATTCAATACTTCATTCACAGTTATCGGACAACATTACGCTTAACGCGGGTGCTACGTACAAACATGTAAAATCGCATAACTTCCAGAACCTTCTGGACCTTTTGGGCGGTAAATTCTTTGAGGATTTTGACAATTTCTATACTGGTGATTTCTCACAATCGGATCTTAACCACCCGAACAGGACTGTGGGCGTGGGCGATACCTATGGCTACAACTACAACTTGTTTGCTAATACAATCAATGCATTTACACAGTTTAAATTCTCTTACAAGAAGATAGATTTCTACCTTGGACAGGAATTCTCACGTTCCCAGTACCAAAGGGAAGGGCTTTACAGGAATGGCCTTTATGCCAACAACTCTTATGGAAAAAGCGCGAAGGCTAATTTTGAGAACTACGGCTTTAAAGGCGGCCTGACTTACAAGATTGACGGAAGGAACATGCTTGTATTCAACGGTGTGCGCATGACTAAAGCCCCTACGTTAAGGAACACTTTCCCTAATGCAAGGCTAAATAACAATATTGTTGACGGATTGGGCAGCGAAACCCTGTCAAGTGTTGACGCAAGCTACGTTATCAGGACACCAAAGCTTAAAGCAAGGCTTACAGGTTTCTATACAACAATACAAAATTCTACCGAAACATCATTCTTCTTTGGAGAAGGTATCTTTGACGGGTCAGATTCTGCCGATTCAAATGCATTCGTAGCAGAAACCGTAACAGGTATTGACAAGAGGATGATGGGTGGTGAGCTTGGTATAGAGTACCAGGTTACATCTACCATCAAAGTTATGGGATCTGCCTCTATAGGCCAGTATACCTACACTAACAATCCTCACGTAAGCATCAATAATGATGCCCTTGCTGCACTTAGCACAAACGGCGACGGTACTGAGGTTTCTCTCAACCCGAACACTACTGTAGATTTTGGCCCTGCCTACCTTAAAAACTACAAGCTTCCGGGCACGCCACAACAGGCTTTCTCTATAGGTGCTGAATACCGCGACCCTAAATTCTGGTGGGTAGGCGCTAACGCTAACTACCTTGCAAACAATTATATGGACATTTCTGCGTTGTTAAGGACTTCTAACTTCTTTGACAATCCAGCAGCGCCGGGCACAACTTTTGATGATGCTACAACTGCAAGGGCAAGGCAATTGCTAAAACAGGAGAAATTCGATAGCTTTACACTGATCAACCTTTCGGGAGGTAAGTCATGGAGGATAGGACAAAATACTGTGGGTATCTTTGCAAACGTAAACAACGTATTTGACGTAACTTATAAAACAGGCGGTTTCGAACAGGCACGTAATGCAAACTTCCAGCAGCTGAACCAGGATGTATCAAGCGGTACACCTTCTTTTGGACCTAAATATTTCTACGGTTACGGAAGGACTTATTTCGTTAACCTGTACATCAACTTTTAA